A genomic region of Deltaproteobacteria bacterium contains the following coding sequences:
- the lspA gene encoding signal peptidase II, with translation MKASILTIHKTFLTTAALIVVIDQITKFIIRDSLVLFQSIEVILGIFNITYIRNPGAAFGIFGEESKLFRQIFLIGTSVAAIGIIASFYLKSKTHLARLGLSMIAGGALGNLIDRILFGEVTDFLDLYLGSYHWPAFNIADSSITIGVGITIYAIYMKK, from the coding sequence ATGAAGGCATCAATACTAACCATACATAAGACATTTCTGACAACCGCCGCACTTATTGTGGTCATTGACCAGATTACAAAATTCATTATCAGGGATTCTCTTGTCCTTTTTCAGTCTATTGAGGTAATACTGGGCATCTTCAATATCACATATATAAGAAATCCAGGGGCTGCATTTGGCATCTTTGGAGAAGAGAGTAAACTGTTCAGACAAATCTTTTTAATAGGGACCTCCGTAGCCGCCATAGGAATAATTGCCTCTTTCTATTTAAAATCCAAAACCCATCTTGCAAGATTAGGGCTTTCCATGATTGCAGGCGGTGCATTAGGGAATCTTATAGACAGGATATTATTCGGTGAGGTAACAGATTTTCTAGATTTATATTTAGGTTCATACCATTGGCCTGCCTTTAATATTGCAGACTCATCTATCACAATAGGGGTTGGCATAACAATTTATGCAATCTATATGAAAAAATAG